From the Saimiri boliviensis isolate mSaiBol1 chromosome X, mSaiBol1.pri, whole genome shotgun sequence genome, one window contains:
- the LOC141582849 gene encoding uncharacterized protein LOC141582849, whose translation MGPNELLRAAVAEQQTWIPSHSGGHKSETQVSQGCFLPQPLSVAGRRRPVSSRGRSCVRACVFIASSFSPSPESQLHKLIGTQDSRVTAQGSGGVSRSCSHLCAWHPGGSRRFGSKWWCLQRADDLRMLLNLHSEAFKSCLRSFNRSIKDSRNHRHDGEDIFGGDFPGKALGSQLAWSAVSRVCPFPLGKIHCVQDTPKSVGLFAIFPPLFRLTALSKEQLSVIGGSKSSLLLNYASRNLYQGS comes from the exons ATGGGCCCGAATGAGCTGTTGAGGGCTGCTGTGGCAGAGCAGCAGACATGGATTCCCTCACATTCTGGAGGccacaagtctgaaacccaggTGTCACAGGGCTGCTTTCTCCCGCAGCCCCTCTCGGTGGCTGGTAGACGGCGGCCTGTGTCCTCCCGCGGTCGTTCCTGTGTGCGTGCCTGTGTCTTCATCGCCTCTTCTT TTTCACCGTCGCCTGAGAGCCAGCTGCATAAACTGATAGGGACACAGGATTCCCGGGTGACAGCGCAGGGCAGCGGTGGTGTCTCCCGGTCCTGCTCACATCTGTGTGCTTGGCACCCAGGAGGGAGCCGCAG GTTTGGTTCCAAATGGTGGTGTCTTCAGAGAGCTGATGATCTCAGAATGCTCTTGAATTTGCACAGCGAAGCCTTCAAGTCCTGCCTTCGAAGTTTCAACAGAAGCATAAAGGATTCAAGGAATCACAGACATGATGGTGAGGACATTTTTGGGGGTGATTTTCCTGGCAAAGCCCTGGGGAGCCAGCTGGCTTGGTCAGCTGTGAGCAGAGTTTGTCCTTTCCCTCTGGGGAAAATCCACTGTGTCCAGGACACTCCCAAGTCCGTCGGGCTATTTGCAATCTTTCCCCCTTTATTCAGGCTGACCGCTCTCTCTAAGGAACAGCTGAGCGTCATTGGAGGCTCCAAGTCTTCTCTCCTTCTGAATTATGCCAGCAGGAATCTCTATCAGGGTTCCTAG